The genomic window CAGGGACAAGGTTCTGGGGACTCTCCCCTCCAACTTagcccatttaaaaaaactgtatacacagaaaaaataatttgacagaTTCAgagatgcaaaagaaaacaacagccTATCTTCAGTTAAGTTACAGCTTTcaacatagaaattaaaatttttttcttttatgtatattatcAGAGCCAGTCAATTTTAAGGCACCTGTCACTAACTGTTAACAGCTACAGTGGTATTTTCTTCCCTATACTTAATTCAaccaaacaaataataataaataaataaaatgtagttccATATGAACATTAATTAGGAATAATAATATGCACTTCAGGCAAATGGAGCTTGGCTCAGATAATGTATTTCAAACAGATACGTTTCATTTATCTAATGCTGATCTAAAGATACTTAATATCTTCCAATGTAAATGTAAAGCTAGATTTCATTAGCCTGCACTAGATCTAAAGACCTGATCTAAAATTATGTAAGGTAGAAAATGTGGATATCACCTATTATTTAGAAGTATTACAGACTAGGAAAAGCATGACTATTCTACAACAGTTTtcaagttgaatttttttttaaagaatttatttcttgatatgtttattttaaacataataaatttgAATGTCTGGGAAACTTTACATGAATTGCAGCTGAAATATAAAGTTCTAGTTCCTTGCACtatcttatttccttcttcccattATTCCAAAGAATACTGTAACAGTTGTTCCCTATCACAATTACTCTTatgtttaataagaaaataagataaactttattataatataaaaatgtgagCATTCATTTCAAATttactaaaaacaacaaaagaggaGCCAGTGTTGCacatttgattttctatttaattccaaatttccttttattcttatgCCCATCATCCAAGTGTTGATAATAAATGAACGATTTTGGTATCTTTAACGGATGTAACGTACAAAAGGTTAAGACATGATGGTTGTCTTTTTATCCACGTTACATcagattatttacataaaattacagAATGTGAGACCAGCATGACAACAGCCTGATACACTCTGGAATCGTATATCAAACCCATTCATTCCTAAAAATCTGCCAGAAAATCTTGCTTTCAAGGTATTTGTAGCAATTACtttcattcagttttattttcaaatttttaataagaaaatagaacTCTATGTTGGAGCCTCATATTTTGTTCCGGACACTTGTCTCTCTGCTTTCGACTACACAGAATTACacacttattctttcttttctctctttcactctctctttccttgcccGATCcttccttaaacacacacacacacacacacacacacacacacacacacacatgcatgcacacacacacaatacagcTTGATACCACTTAATAAGTATAGAGGTGTATGTGTTTTGGGGTGTCAAACAGCTGTCACAAACTGTCACCTCCACAAGAGAAACCTTGGCACACAACAAATTAAACTACACTTCTTTTTTAGCTGTCATTATCCATAGCCAATAAGTTGAAATGCTCTCGGCATTTCATGTGCAAATAAAACCACGAGGAAGCACAGTAGATCAGAACAGTGGGCCAACagataaaacagagaaaacaacacGCTGTCTGGGGCCTTCTGAAGAGGCTCATCATCACCCCTGCACCAGCAGGCACCAAATGAGATCCAGCCTGGGGCAATGTATTAAATATGCAtatcaaagcaaatgaaaaaataaacctgGAGATTCAAATTGGACACATTTACATGCTGAAAATGTTCCCCTCATACCACTTTCCAGGTAGTAGTTCTACGgtatccctccccccacctttttttatttttttgctggtGGGGGGGTTAAGGGAGGGCACCCTGGCGGGAGAGGCAGAAACTAAGAGAATTCACTTCGTAGGCAGATGCCTGCGAATGAATATAATCAATATACGTATGGtacaaaatatatcaaaactgGTGAAAACTCTCCAAGGTTTTCTCTCACCTCCTGCATAAAATTCAAGTATGTAGCAAACCTCGCCATTTCCCACTCGGTGTGCTGGTGGAACAAATGATTGCTTCCTTTCAAAACAAATAGCGGGGGGGCTAAAGTAAAAATGTTATAGTTCAGATCTCTGGGAAATAAAAGGCTTTAAATTATGATGCCCAATGAGGTGGCAAGCCCTCGTGGGTTCAAAATAAATCAGTTGTCATCTTTATTTGATTGGGGGCCTGAAAGAGGAGCAACAAATGTTACAGTTGAGTCTTTTATCCAAAGATGATGATTGTTAAATTATTAAAGCACTATCCTCTTAGGTACCACTGACTACTTGAGCGTAATTTAAATATTACAATGGTTTCGTAAACTGGCACGGTCTATCCGCCAATCCTCTAAACAGCCTCTTCTATGTAAACATCAGCATGTTCTAGTTCCGTACACCCACTCGAAAAACAGTTGCCAAGAAGCTATTCTAGAAAATCAAGTAGTCGAGACCCCCAGAAATGTCACGAGAGAAACGTTTTTGGCTGCAGATAACTGTGAACCTCTCATTCTACAAATCAGGTAACCGCATCCTTCCCATGCCCCGACACTGCAGAAGGCATACGAACTGAGAAACAGGAAGCCATGAAAATAAACAACTACACGATGACCACAACAAACATTTCTAGGGTAGTGTGTCGCCTTGTGGACAACTACATATCACTTCGCCACATATCAGCAAGTAAACTTCCCAGAGCTGCTTGCTGCTCCCATTTGATTTCAGTTAATACACTCAGATACAAAAGAGCCCCCCAAAGTTCCCCCCATCATGATGGGAAAAGCCAAGAGTAAAGACAGGCACAGGAACTTTCAATGCCATAGTATTTATTCTGTCTCATAACTAGACAACCAGGACtgaagttttcttccttttctttctttttttttttttttaacttttgttctgAGGCTGGCTTTCCACAAGGTACAAAGGCTAATAATTAAAACGTATGCCTGTAtatctttaaaacttttgtggggggaggtggggaaaaggTAAAAGAATCTCACAGAAGGTTTATTCTCCAGGCTTCTCCACCCTTTCCTCTTAATACCCAGgaatggggctggggtgggggggttgctgggggtgggggggggaatggTACACACTGCCTTCAAGCCTCACAGCCTGTTTAATTCCACAACATGTTAAAGTAATATTTCAGCCAGACGGTTATTAGACTATAGCCTCTATCACTTAGGTTGTGAGCTCAACTGAATATAACCCATCGacaccctgtcccccaccccaggcttgaGTTCCTATAAATAAACCGCTACTCACACCCACTCTTTAACCTCGCCGCTCTTGCCTTTCCTACCAGCTGcaatctttcttctctttgcttctctttcaaATTTTCAGTCTCActacatatgcttttttttttcctttttttttttttttttaaagcatcagaCTCCCTAGATTGGTTCCAAAATAGgattaaaaacagagaatagaaagaaatctCCCTTCCTGGACTGACTGACACAGTCACTCCTTACTATACTCTGTCTTCATTCACCAACTGTTTAAGTGTTAAAATTCAACCACTAACCTATGGTTACTCAATCGCAATTCCCTTCAGCTTTCTGTAATACATTGTTAATAATTGTTTCATCAAAGTTACTGTCTTTTATTATAAAGATGCTTCAGGCACTTGGCAATAAGTCCATATACTGACAATAAGTTTCTATAGAGCAAAAGCTTGGAGAATTGTAATGTGTTCACTCCTTTCCTTTCTAATGCAATGCAAGATTGCCAATAATTCTCAGGATTGTCATCTCTGTGAGGGACTGGGAAGTTGGCCCTCCGGCTCCAATTCTCTCTTGTCCTTCagggctctctctcccccaccctgtccAACTAGCTGACTTGCCTCTGGGTCCCTGCTGCACTGAGTACACAGAGTTGGGGAAGCAGAAAAGGCAGCAGTCACCATATCAGACAGACAATTTGCTAACACTCAAGTCACCAAATCCAGGAAACTTTACACATTAAGAGCACAAATCACTCTATCAACTCCCTGGTTTCTTTGGTTCTCAACATAAATAAGGAAGGGGGCCAGGAAAGGGCAAAGATGAAAGGTGTGGCAGAGACAGTGACAAAGGGAGAAAAGATCCCCAAAGAgaccaaatcatttaaaaagaaaactaagtttGAGCTCAGCTAAATGTtacaacaactttttaaaaaatgctatactCAGTAGTCTCAAAAGAATGCCAAAGGGCTCTCAGACTTACATGGTCAGCGAGATTTGTGGAGGAGCCTGAAAGTTCTTCGTGATCTGACTTGGAGCTGCCGTCCCTTTCATCAATGACAAGGTCGATGGGCATTTTCCCCTTCAAACAGCTAATGTACCGATGGCAGAAGTTATCACACAGTTCGTGGACCTAAAAGGAGGGTCATGGTGGAGGGTTCAGctcatgttgttgttgttattgttttgtttcatttttaaagggaaaaaaaatcaggttgcAGGGTTACATTTAGAAAGAGCAACAGTGCAATGTCTTCCAAACTAACTCTAATTAATGGGTGTAATACTTGAAGGCGAGGAAACAATAGAGCAATTGTTGCAACAGATATTATTCTCAGGAGACTTCCCTGAGCAACAAGTTAcaataaagagagaagaaacaggacTAGAAAAAACTGGGTTCAGACTGGGAgtccgggggtggggaggaggatcCAATTGGATGATAACAACAAAACGTTAGAATGCTAAAACTGAGAACAGTATTGGCATTTGTGATTCAATAAACTCAGAGTTTTGTACGTTTCCAGGGGAAAGTGTCTGAGCTGGAGAGCAATGAAAAGACAGCCCAGAGAGGATGATTTCCCCCTGCCTGTACCTAATGCGCGCACTGGTCTGAGGGTGAGCTAAGCTAATAGAGACACAAGCCAGCTGAATGTCCAGTAACACAAATGGTTTGTTGCATTTCTAAATAATCCTGAATGCCTAGGGAAAAagacagggcagggggtgggggtgggtggtgcaTACCAGGGCTGTCCTAATTCACCCATCCTCTGAGCCCTTGGGTTGAAGAGCGAGTTGAAGGAAGGACATAGTAACAAGTTGCTCAAAACCTCCAGGTGCCCAATCCCTCAGACTGGAGATTTTGTTGAAGACATCCCGACTCGACTGAGAGAGGGAAGTGGCTAAATCAAAATGAGGAGTATCACTTCCTGCTTACCTTTTCCAACTCCAAAAGATGAAACCTTAGTACTTGTATTGCTTGTATCATCTGAAAGAAAAGTTTAGAGTGTGGAGTCAGGGCTCTGTGACTCAGAAGCCCTGAGTGGGGGGCGGTGAGGGAActgagctggggagaaggaacAGGCAAGTGGCCAGGCAAAACCCACACATCAAGAAATCATCAGAAAAACCAAGTGACTACTGATCATCTCTGCCTCATTGGCCACGGGGTAGGGATCTGAATCCACCTGGGCCGAGGCATCTAATATCTTTGCCCCGTGTTCACTGAGCTGTTTGTAAGGGTTGCTTTCCTAGGGCCAGGCCTTCTTTCTCCGCCTGAGTCTTTAACCATCCCCTCTTTTCGACCTcaggccaaattaaaaaaaaaaaaaaatccccttcgGAGAGAGAAAGCTTTTTACCGCACACCCTGCAAAACCTGTCCTTACTAAAGAAGGAAATACTCAAGATGAATGGTGAGGCTGGGCCTTTGAAAGCGGATTTAAGTACTTTTAATATTGAAATTGTGCAAATTAGCAAAAGAATCGCACCTAAAAGTGGCCTGCGCGGGCCTGCCCCAGACCCCCCCACCGTCTCCCTGCCCGCCGCCCTCCGCTGGGCCTGCGGTTACTTCCTTCGGGTTAGCTGCTGGGGGCTCGGCTGCCTACCCCGGCAAACAGAGGAAATAACTCTCTTCTTGCAGCCTCACATCCCGGGCAGAGACCCGGGACTcagcccctgctcacactcagggCGCGGTGTCCCCGCCGGCTGCTCGCTGGCCTCTGCTCTCCCCGAGTCCATCCCACCCTTACCTCCCATCTTCCTTTCGGGGGATCTAAACTGTTCCCTTCCCCCCAGTCGCTCTTGAGCCTCCAGAGAGGGTTCTGCTCCAACTCCCCGGCGCTCCAGGGGCAAGTGGGTGCTTCTAGGCAAGGGagggggcccaggctggggaaagagaagaaacgGTGAGCCTTACCAAATTGTCCAGCTCTGGATTTGAGGAAAAAAGTGGCTTTTCCGCACGAACCTGTAAGAAGCAGGGAAAGTCAACATGAATTACCACCccaacttgaaaaaagaaaacccctgtCATGGACTAAACTGTATGAGTGGGTAAGGTGGAGAGTCAGTGCCCGAGAAGAGGAGAGGCTTTGGTAAAATTCATGAAACAATCTAGTGCCTTAAAATAGTGGGGTTGGTTGAAAAAGTACTGGGGcctcccactcccagccccaTTAAGGGGTACCCGGAAATGCTGAGCTGTAGCTGGAAACTCGGGGCCTTTCTCTGGGCCCGGGTACCCCCTTATTCAGCCTTCTAAGGGACAGTAGCTCTCAGCCTCTCTCACCTTAGCGCCCCCGTGCTGACCGCCCCATGAGGCGCccggcttccctccctcccaggcacTCTCGGGTCCCTCACAACCCCTATCCCCAATTCTTGTTCAAGTAGCTGCAGGCAGGGGAAAGGCCAAGCCCCAGATTAGGAGCAGGTCACCTTTAATTCGAGGGTCGAGCCCCTGTATTCCTGGctggggggaaaaacaaacaCCCATATTTATCTCCGCTTCCAGTTCGCCTCCAGGctcagggatggggaggaggctTAGAGCGAGGACCGGGCCAGAGGAACAGATCGGGTGTCcctgccttttcctcctctttcatgTAAAGCtctgaggaaaggggaggggggagtgagGGTCTGCAGGAGGGTGAGTGGGTCAAGAAGGCTGGACCTGCTTGGCGAAGACCGCGATGTCCTCGTTGAAGGAGTCGGAGGAGCAGACGTCCCCGCCGGCCACTCCGGGTTCCCGGGGAGTGCAGGTCGCCAGCTCGCACTTCTCAAAGACCAGAGCTAACAGAGGAAACAACGGGTGCCTAACGGGCAGCGCCAcgcagagacacacacacggagacggggtgcagaggggaaggagcaagAACTGTAATCAACAAGTTTGGAGGGTTCGGATTCCTTCTTTCATAAAACAAGCACGCATCACACTTTACAACCCTTCCTTAGTCAGCCGAGCCTGGgccagaaacagaaaggaaaaacggCCTGGCCCTTTCCCTCAGCTCAGGAGTCCCTCAGATCTGGTCCGAGAAGCTGCTGGTCACTGCAGCCGCCAAGGAAGAAGAGCCCCAGTTGGAAATAATGAAACATCCAAGCAGGTCTGGcagtctggagcctgcagccGGTCTAGACCCGATCCCCATACTGCAGAGGCCGCAGAACCAACCCCATACCCAGCCCTGACCTCTCAAGAAAGGAACACTACAGACAGTTTTAAAGAATTGCCTTAACTCTCCATAGTAATGGTTATTTCGAAGGAGGCCGAGGCTTCACCTACATAGACACCCGAAGTGGTATTTCCTAAATCTAAATCGGAGAGCGTGCTCTTCCAAACCTCTCCACCTCCTTGCCTTATAAACTTGTTTGCTCTACTTGTAGTAAAGTCCgggcgtggggggggggtcagcaaAATAATAAGAATGTTAAACGCCAAAGAGCTTCCTTCCAAAGACATTTCTCCAGcaggcaaaaataaatacattgagtGTTAAAACTTGGAAGTGTGCGTGCGCGTCTGCCCTTTGTGTTCCTCCGGGCGGTTTAGCTCCACTTCGGGATGCTTGCGGCCTCTGGCTTCAGGCTCAGTGGCCGTTTACCAGccgtcccctcccctctgcaaaTCGCCTCCTTCCCCACCTACTCTCAACTGAGAGAGCCCGAGTGGTACACTTTTGGACCGCGCACCACTATCCCTCTCTGAGTGCTCTCAGAATATAAAATACGTAATTTCCagccatctccctccctcctcctaagagcagctctgtgcaggcagcagtCCCTTCCACCCCGCTGCACTTCAAGGTCTACCCCCTTTATTTACAGAGAATTAAGAAGTGGGTGATTAGGACTTCCTGGCCGACAGAAGCAGCCCTGATCCCAGCTCAAACTGCATTTAGTGACTCCCAGACTCTCGGTAGGAAACagaacaggagggaaaaaaaacaacaaagttgcTCTTCATCGGCAGGAAACTTTCTCCTTCGTCAAGGCCTCTGTTAGGGGGCCTGGAAGGACCAGCTCTGCGTCCTTTGGCCAGGAATCCCGTCCTTGGGGAGAAGGCCCTGGCAAGATTCTCAGGACTCAGTCACTCTGGGCGGTGGGGTCCGGAGTttaggagggaggggggtgaagGAAGCTTTATCTTTCGGGGATTTACACGTAAGGTGAAGAAGAGCAGGACCCCTTCTATGTCCTTTCTGAAGGCAAGCGGttcccaccctccacctccaccgcccccccccgcAGAAATAACTCCCCACTTAGTCGACCATCCCCTCAACCCCCACAGAGACGAACACACACTCGCACTCACAAACAGTATGCTGGGTCGGGAGGGGGGTGGTTTACCCATAGATCGCGTCCTTGTCCCGCTTCAAGGCGTCGTTGACAGCGGATCCCATGCTGGCCGGCATGACATTGGGGTGCGGGGCGTGCGCGCCGTAGTGCTGCGTGGCGTGGAGCGGCGGCCCGTGGTTCAGGTGGTGAACCGGGGGGATCGGCCGCGGCGCGTGAGGGTCTCCGTACATGGAAGCAGGCACCCCTACTCCGTCCATCCCGCCGTAATGGGGCAGCTCATCGTACTGTCGGAACCCGGCAAAGGGGAGGGGGcgcaggaggtgagggagagccAAGGGGGAATAGAAAAAGGAGATGGGAGAAGAGAGCCAGGAGGGGAGtgggaaaggaacagaggaggggtggagggaggaagacgaagggcagagggggcaggcaggagagaaagagagagagagaaataaaaacaaagtcagaaaggagaaaaagtaccGAGCACGAGTTGAACACGCAGAAACCAAACCAGCCGAAACAACGAGTTGAAAGTTGCGGgggggaaatgtttttaaattttaaaatgaaaaaagtatgaACCAAGAGCAGCGTTTCGAGTAGGGAGAGGGGACAGTGAGGCCGGGGACTGAGGGGGCGCCGGGGGGTCCCGCTCGGGCCGGAGGCAGCAGAACCACAGCGAGCCAACCGAGGGAGAAGTGGAGTTAGTGTGAGGAGGAAGCCCCGGATCCCACCCCTAACCCCCCTTCGCCTCCTCCCGAGGATCCAATAAATCAAAAGgcgaaatgaaacaaaataaagagaagaaaaacgcTAATAATCAGGAGGAGAACGCCGAGGACGAGGGAAGACTGGGGCCAGTGCCTCCCCGGGGGCAGGgagcggaggggagggggggaataaCGTGAAAGTTACCAGAAACATTATTTAGCAGCGGATTCCCTGCGTCCTTGTCAATTTCAGAGACAAAACAAGCAGCCCAGGCTAGTCTAGGCGGCGGCGCAGCGGCTGCGGCAGCGCGGCCCCAGCNNNNNNNNNNNNNNNNNNNNNNNNNNNNNNNNNNNNNNNNNNNNNNNNNNNNNNNNNNNNNNNNNNNNNNNNNNNNNNNNNNNNNNNNNNNNNNNNNNNNggccccggcggcggcggcggctcctaCGCAGCCCGTGCCCGCCCCGAGCCGCGGGAgcagcggcggcagcggcggcagcaGGAGAACCGGGGGAATCGCGCTGCTGGGGTAAAAGCTGGAGCGAGGCGAAAGCGTGTAACAattgcacacgcacacacacaccactcacacGCACTCGCCGCCCGCCCGCTCGCACAGCGCTGGAACACGCGCGCCcagacacgcacacacgcacgcacacacactcgcacacacgCAGAGGCACGGGGGGGAAAAGCCGATGAATAATTTtgctgctatttttttaaatactggccGCCATCATCAAGCAgcgagcagcagcagcagcagcgttGAAGGGAGAGAAGGCACCGGGACAGGCCCCTCTTAAGAGAGGATTTATATCTAGGTAAGTGTTGGAGATTTAAACCTACCCTTTGCGCCATCAGTCTGCGCTCCAATAAACTCCTGGATGTGTCGTATATTTAATATCCCAGTCCGgataagaaagtgatctaggctgaagattccttttttttttttttttccaaaccaaaAAGACTTCTCCCAATTCTCCAATATGTTATTTTTAGGGGGGGGGGAAAGCCCAGGCAAGACAacgaagagttttttttttctgtgatatttcttctttttctcttttttcctcttcttcctcctcctcctgatcttcctcctcctcctccacctcctcctcctcctcccccctcccctcctcctgctcttcggtcctccttttcccctctttctcttctcttcccctcagttgaaaaaaaaaaaaagaaagaaaagaaaaagaagaaaaagaagaaaaaaaattgtcaagcCCCCGAACTGAAGGTTACGAGCGGCCCGTCAGCAGCCCACATGTAACCGAACTGTCGTGTTTCATGGCTTTTTGCCACTCCAGCTGTCAATCAAAGCCCGGAATGTCAAGGTAGTGAATGAATGATGGTTGATGATGATGAAGAGGAGGAATCTTTCAGacccgttttttttttcttccagtaaaACTCCGCGAGGGGTTTCTGCTTCTTGAAatttttcctcccccctccccccctcttttAGCTTGGCCCCCGCGGTATCTATAATATGATCCTCTCTCTTTAAAGTATCGTTCAAAGAAAGCGGAggggaaaaatcaagaaaaaaaattgaatagtttGCAAAAATTGGACTTCCTCCCCCCCTTTCCTGGTAGgtattttgtctctccctctctctctttctcgctcgctcgctctcactcgcgctcgctctctcgcgctcgctctctcgcgctctctttctctctctgggagATGAGTGAGTGTCAGTAGGTGTTGGCAGGTTGGCTGCTGCCTGGCTTATAGAAGAGCCTCAGTTTGGCGGCGCGGGTCGGCGGCGGGAGAACGAAATGACGGAACCCGGAAGTCGTGGTGGCCATAGCCCGTCGTACGGCGGAGACACATCCCGGGAGTGGGGAGCGGGAGCGAGGAGGAGCGCGCCGCG from Suricata suricatta isolate VVHF042 chromosome 9, meerkat_22Aug2017_6uvM2_HiC, whole genome shotgun sequence includes these protein-coding regions:
- the MEIS2 gene encoding homeobox protein Meis2 isoform X4; its protein translation is MAQRYDELPHYGGMDGVGVPASMYGDPHAPRPIPPVHHLNHGPPLHATQHYGAHAPHPNVMPASMGSAVNDALKRDKDAIYGHPLFPLLALVFEKCELATCTPREPGVAGGDVCSSDSFNEDIAVFAKQVRAEKPLFSSNPELDNLMIQAIQVLRFHLLELEKVHELCDNFCHRYISCLKGKMPIDLVIDERDGSSKSDHEELSGSSTNLADHNPASWRDHDDATSTHSAGTPGPSSGGHASQSGDNSSEQGDGLDNSVASPGTGDDDDPDKDKKRQKKRGIFPKVATNIMRAWLFQHLTHPYPSEEQKKQLAQDTGLTILQVNNWFINARRRIVQPMIDQSNRAGFLLDPSVSQGAAYSPEGQPMGSFVLDGQQHMGIRPAGPMSGMGMNMGMDGQWHYM
- the MEIS2 gene encoding homeobox protein Meis2 isoform X5 — protein: MAQRYDELPHYGGMDGVGVPASMYGDPHAPRPIPPVHHLNHGPPLHATQHYGAHAPHPNVMPASMGSAVNDALKRDKDAIYGHPLFPLLALVFEKCELATCTPREPGVAGGDVCSSDSFNEDIAVFAKQVRAEKPLFSSNPELDNLMIQAIQVLRFHLLELEKVHELCDNFCHRYISCLKGKMPIDLVIDERDGSSKSDHEELSGSSTNLADHNPASWRDHDDATSTHSAGTPGPSSGGHASQSGDNSSEQGDGLDNSVASPGTGDDDDPDKDKKRQKKRGIFPKVATNIMRAWLFQHLTHPYPSEEQKKQLAQDTGLTILQVNNWFINARRRIVQPMIDQSNRAVSQGAAYSPEGQPMGSFVLDGQQHMGIRPAGPMSGMGMNMGMDGQWHYM